One segment of Candidatus Polarisedimenticolaceae bacterium DNA contains the following:
- a CDS encoding metal-dependent transcriptional regulator, whose product MHREKPISSTHEMYLKTLYEVRGRHQVAKSRDLAEALGVSPATVSGVLKKLKDLDLVDHEPYGVVSLTPAGVAVAECLLRSYDTLRDVLVEVFGVDPDTAAADACMMEHGASPATVKRMIALLERVRSGRLVIPDDARTPAEHGCEDCEAASTCLAASPRHSTPA is encoded by the coding sequence ACCTGAAGACGCTCTACGAGGTGCGCGGGCGTCACCAGGTCGCGAAGTCCCGGGACCTTGCCGAGGCGCTCGGGGTGAGCCCGGCGACCGTCTCCGGAGTCCTCAAGAAGCTGAAGGACCTCGACCTGGTCGATCACGAGCCCTACGGCGTCGTGTCGTTGACCCCGGCGGGGGTCGCCGTCGCCGAGTGCCTGCTCCGCAGCTACGACACCCTTCGCGACGTCCTCGTCGAGGTCTTCGGCGTCGATCCCGACACGGCGGCCGCGGACGCCTGCATGATGGAGCACGGCGCGAGCCCGGCGACCGTCAAGCGGATGATCGCGCTCCTCGAGCGCGTTCGGTCCGGCCGCCTCGTCATCCCCGACGACGCCCGCACCCCCGCAGAACACGGATGCGAGGATTGTGAGGCCGCGTCGACGTGCCTGGCGGCATCGCCGAGACACTCGACGCCGGCTTGA